In the Ochrobactrum sp. Marseille-Q0166 genome, one interval contains:
- a CDS encoding ribose ABC transporter permease: MTATDTVAAARHRRNIKAYFHALGMLPILILIGLLFQILSGYGETGSLTEAWSAGRFLSVQNLSIVAQQASINTVLAAGMTFVILTGGIDLSVGSVLAASAMVAVMVSLIPDGFGHLGIPAGIFLGMILGFVNGALIAFAKLPPFIVTLGTLTAVRGLARLLGDDKTVFNPELPFAFINGTAFLGISWLSLIAFAVILVSWFILRFRALGVRIYAVGGNEVAARLSGIKVWAVLLFVYVASGFLAGLGGVMSSTRLLAANGLQLGQGYELDAIAAVILGGTSFVGGVGTIWGTLIGALIIAVLSNGLILTGVSDVWQFIIKGLVIIGAVALDRYRLKTSART, encoded by the coding sequence ATGACAGCTACGGATACAGTTGCTGCCGCGCGGCATAGACGAAATATCAAGGCATATTTTCATGCATTGGGGATGCTCCCGATACTGATCCTGATTGGGTTACTATTCCAGATACTGAGTGGTTATGGTGAAACCGGAAGCTTGACTGAAGCATGGTCTGCCGGACGTTTTCTATCTGTTCAAAACTTGTCAATTGTCGCACAGCAAGCGTCAATTAATACGGTACTTGCAGCTGGGATGACTTTTGTCATTTTAACGGGTGGTATTGATTTGTCAGTAGGCTCCGTATTGGCTGCTTCGGCTATGGTTGCCGTGATGGTCTCTCTCATTCCTGATGGTTTTGGACATCTTGGCATACCTGCAGGCATTTTTCTTGGCATGATATTGGGCTTTGTAAACGGAGCACTCATAGCATTTGCGAAGCTTCCACCTTTCATCGTGACTTTAGGAACACTGACTGCAGTTCGTGGTCTGGCCCGACTGTTGGGGGACGATAAAACTGTATTCAATCCCGAATTACCATTTGCATTTATCAATGGCACAGCATTTCTTGGTATTTCCTGGCTAAGTCTCATCGCCTTTGCAGTCATATTGGTGTCTTGGTTTATCCTGCGTTTCAGAGCGCTTGGCGTACGTATTTATGCTGTTGGCGGGAACGAAGTCGCAGCTCGCCTTTCAGGAATTAAGGTATGGGCTGTTCTGCTATTTGTTTATGTGGCTTCCGGTTTCCTTGCGGGCCTGGGTGGTGTGATGTCCTCCACGCGGCTATTGGCGGCGAACGGCCTTCAGCTGGGGCAGGGCTATGAACTCGATGCAATTGCAGCCGTTATACTTGGCGGTACGAGTTTCGTCGGCGGTGTAGGGACGATATGGGGAACATTAATCGGCGCGCTCATTATTGCCGTCTTATCAAACGGACTGATCCTGACGGGTGTCTCAGACGTATGGCAGTTCATCATCAAAGGTCTTGTCATCATCGGTGCGGTTGCTCTCGACCGTTATCGCCTAAAGACCTCTGCCCGTACTTGA
- a CDS encoding SGNH/GDSL hydrolase family protein — protein sequence MTEVINILCFGDSNTYGTVPMRHATHAERFASDIRWTGILRKQLGSAYNIIEEGLPGRTTVHDDPIEGASRNGKTYLLPCLGSHNPIDLVVLTLGTNDLKTRFSLTPEDIRRGLEALVNTIHQNPSGPNGTIPKLLIIAPAPIEEIGFLGEIFVGGAAKSRGLSSKYREVAEALGSSFLDAGNLIRVSAVDGVHFEADQHEVLGKAIAAKIIQIVSAE from the coding sequence ATGACCGAAGTCATCAACATCCTTTGCTTTGGAGATTCCAACACCTACGGAACGGTACCCATGCGTCATGCAACGCATGCTGAACGCTTCGCCTCGGACATTCGCTGGACAGGTATTTTACGCAAACAACTTGGCAGCGCTTATAACATTATCGAAGAAGGGCTTCCGGGACGTACAACTGTTCATGATGACCCGATTGAAGGTGCATCAAGAAATGGCAAAACCTATTTGTTGCCCTGCCTGGGCAGTCACAACCCAATCGACTTGGTTGTGCTGACACTCGGAACCAACGACCTCAAAACCCGCTTCAGCCTCACGCCCGAGGATATTCGGCGTGGGCTGGAAGCGTTGGTCAACACTATCCATCAAAACCCGTCCGGCCCTAACGGCACCATCCCGAAGCTTCTCATTATCGCGCCAGCACCCATTGAAGAAATAGGCTTCCTTGGAGAAATTTTTGTTGGCGGAGCTGCGAAGTCTCGTGGACTATCTTCCAAATACCGAGAAGTCGCCGAGGCACTCGGCTCTTCATTCCTTGATGCGGGGAACCTCATTCGTGTGAGTGCAGTTGATGGTGTCCACTTTGAAGCCGACCAGCACGAGGTTCTCGGCAAAGCGATCGCTGCGAAAATAATTCAAATCGTCAGCGCAGAATAA
- a CDS encoding Gfo/Idh/MocA family oxidoreductase translates to MSKMRIGVIGCGNISMTYMRNAALFNNIELTACADIIPETAARRAAEYGITAMTAEKLLASPDVDIVLNLTVPTEHYPVTKAALEAGKHVFTEKPLAVSTELGSKLVTLAAEKGLALASAPDTFFGAAGRKARNLIGDGSLGPIIGGTAYMMGHGMEHWHPAPSFYYQEGAGPILDMGPYYISMLLSLLGPATQVFAMSSIGNENRTITADGPNKGTSFRVTTETTAMAVIRFASGAIVNLGISWDVWAQGNPYIELYGRDGSLRLPDPDTYGGDVLYSDRGGEWQTFKSEDSLLGAINWPYDAPRIANYRTTAVAEMADAIVNGRKPRAAGSNALHVLEILEAILISGRTNTPIKIKTSYELMTAMSDENIKRLLA, encoded by the coding sequence ATGAGCAAAATGAGAATCGGCGTTATCGGCTGCGGTAACATCTCAATGACTTACATGCGCAACGCAGCGCTATTTAATAATATCGAGTTGACGGCCTGCGCGGACATCATACCCGAAACAGCCGCCAGGCGTGCCGCTGAATATGGAATTACGGCAATGACTGCCGAAAAGCTGCTCGCCAGCCCGGATGTGGATATCGTTCTCAATCTGACAGTTCCAACTGAGCATTATCCGGTAACGAAAGCAGCGCTTGAAGCAGGTAAACATGTTTTCACCGAAAAACCTTTGGCTGTTTCAACTGAACTGGGCAGCAAGCTTGTCACATTGGCTGCCGAAAAAGGGTTGGCATTAGCATCTGCACCAGACACTTTTTTTGGTGCTGCAGGCCGAAAGGCGCGTAATCTGATCGGTGACGGTAGCCTGGGGCCAATCATCGGAGGAACCGCTTATATGATGGGCCATGGCATGGAACATTGGCACCCTGCCCCATCATTTTATTATCAGGAAGGTGCGGGCCCAATCCTTGATATGGGGCCTTATTATATTTCGATGCTTCTTAGTCTTTTGGGACCGGCTACTCAGGTTTTCGCCATGTCCTCAATCGGCAATGAAAATCGCACAATCACTGCTGATGGTCCAAACAAAGGTACAAGCTTCCGAGTAACCACTGAAACAACAGCGATGGCGGTTATTCGCTTTGCCTCCGGTGCGATCGTCAATCTCGGCATCAGTTGGGACGTATGGGCACAGGGGAACCCATATATCGAGTTGTATGGACGGGATGGTTCATTGCGGTTGCCGGATCCGGACACCTATGGCGGCGACGTGCTTTATAGTGATCGTGGTGGAGAATGGCAGACATTTAAATCCGAAGATAGTTTGCTTGGCGCTATCAACTGGCCTTACGATGCCCCACGCATAGCGAATTATCGTACGACCGCAGTCGCAGAGATGGCAGATGCTATTGTGAATGGCCGCAAACCTCGCGCTGCTGGCAGCAATGCACTTCATGTTCTGGAAATTCTGGAAGCTATACTCATATCAGGACGCACGAACACACCGATCAAAATTAAAACCAGCTATGAGCTTATGACGGCTATGTCTGATGAAAATATAAAACGCCTTCTTGCCTGA
- a CDS encoding sugar ABC transporter ATP-binding protein: MSYVQQEIHKQIAVPLLQMRDITKRFGSIRALNGVDLDVYAGEIHALMGENGAGKSTLMKVLSGAHPATSGEISIAGKPITISGPSHARELGISIIYQELALAPNLTVAENLLLGREQTTMGVLNRSAMNRLCENVLEELGVDFNTVDKVATLSLAQRQQVEIAKALLSDCRILVMDEPTTSLSSTECDRLFQLIRRLRDKGMAIIYISHRMNEIYDLSDRVTVLRDGLYIGCIQRSELSEERLVQMMVGRDISSFYQKDRNAEYQPGEKILEVKDIADDRKVLGISLDLHAGEILGLAGIVGAGRTELARLIYGADKKTSGTITLKRRQLNINNPLDAIAAGIVYLTEDRKGEGLFLDMSVSKNINIAVIEQDSHGFGLLNAKKATQRTNAAISDMQIAVVSPQVNVGSLSGGNQQKVLLARLLQTNPKVLILDEPTRGVDIGAKSEIYRIIEALSERGTAVLVISSELPELVGICDRILVMREGLLAGEVGGHSGIAIDSEAIIAIATGSAKANN; this comes from the coding sequence ATGTCATATGTTCAGCAGGAAATTCATAAGCAAATAGCTGTTCCTCTGCTACAGATGCGGGACATCACAAAGCGCTTTGGTTCTATACGTGCGCTGAATGGCGTTGACCTTGATGTTTATGCAGGTGAAATTCACGCTTTGATGGGTGAGAACGGCGCCGGTAAATCAACCTTGATGAAGGTTTTGTCTGGTGCCCATCCGGCAACATCAGGTGAAATCAGCATCGCTGGCAAGCCGATTACGATCTCAGGACCATCTCATGCCCGTGAATTGGGTATTTCTATAATTTATCAGGAGCTGGCGCTTGCTCCTAACCTGACAGTTGCTGAAAATTTGCTGTTGGGACGTGAGCAGACAACTATGGGAGTTTTGAATCGCAGCGCGATGAACCGGCTCTGCGAAAACGTTCTAGAAGAGCTAGGTGTTGACTTTAATACAGTGGATAAGGTGGCGACCTTGTCGCTTGCACAGCGGCAGCAGGTGGAAATTGCGAAAGCGCTGCTATCAGACTGTCGTATTCTTGTCATGGATGAGCCAACAACATCACTGTCCTCAACCGAATGCGACAGGTTGTTCCAACTCATTCGTCGATTGCGTGATAAGGGCATGGCGATCATCTATATTAGCCATCGCATGAACGAGATATACGACTTGAGTGATCGCGTCACTGTGTTGCGCGATGGCCTATATATTGGCTGTATTCAGCGTTCGGAGCTTTCCGAAGAACGCCTCGTTCAAATGATGGTGGGAAGAGATATTTCGAGCTTTTATCAAAAAGATCGAAACGCAGAGTATCAGCCAGGGGAGAAGATACTTGAAGTTAAGGACATTGCGGATGATCGCAAAGTCCTGGGTATTTCACTTGATCTTCATGCTGGTGAAATTTTAGGCCTGGCTGGTATTGTAGGAGCAGGACGTACCGAGCTTGCACGTCTGATTTATGGGGCCGATAAAAAAACTTCTGGCACCATCACTCTTAAACGCCGGCAGTTGAATATAAACAATCCTTTGGATGCAATCGCTGCAGGTATTGTTTATCTGACGGAAGACAGAAAAGGCGAAGGCCTGTTTCTCGACATGAGTGTGTCGAAGAATATAAATATAGCTGTAATAGAGCAGGATAGCCACGGTTTCGGTTTATTAAATGCCAAAAAAGCAACTCAACGGACAAACGCGGCTATTTCCGATATGCAAATCGCTGTGGTTAGTCCGCAAGTCAATGTCGGCTCACTTTCGGGCGGAAACCAGCAAAAAGTATTGCTGGCTCGGCTTTTACAAACCAACCCAAAAGTGCTCATTTTGGATGAGCCGACGCGTGGTGTTGATATTGGAGCTAAATCAGAGATATATCGGATCATAGAAGCACTCAGTGAACGAGGAACCGCTGTTCTCGTCATTTCGAGTGAACTTCCAGAACTTGTCGGAATCTGTGACCGTATTCTCGTCATGCGAGAAGGCCTCCTTGCTGGTGAAGTTGGAGGGCATAGCGGAATTGCGATCGATTCCGAGGCGATCATTGCAATTGCGACAGGATCAGCCAAAGCCAATAATTAA